The DNA segment AGCGATTGGAATCACCTCTGGGGTGCAGTCAAATGAGTTCGCCATAGCTGTAATCGTCTCTCTTATTGTGATGCACGATGCGATGGGTGTTAGAAGACATGCTGGCTACCACGCAGAAGTGTTAAATACATTATTAGCTGATTTCAATCTTCTCATCGAGACCTTAAAGAATCCAAGTCTAAAGAAAACAGAGTCCCGCGATAAGCTAAAGGAATTGCTCGGCCACCAGCCGGCGGAAGTGTTTTTCGGTGCTATTACTGGGATTATTGTGGGGTATTTAACTTATTTGGTTTATCCGTTTTAGTTATTTGTATCGGGTTTTGGTATTATGAAGATAAGAGTACCAGCCTGAGTTATGTTAGCTTTCAAGGGAGTTTGAAGATAATGTGGTATTTGGTCGCGTAATAGTTCTACGCGACCGTTTTTCGCTTTGCTCAACCCGTTCCGGGCACGTAGATCCTTTCTACGTTACCTGTTTAGGTTTTTCTACCGGTTCCGGGCACGTAGATCCTTTCTACGTTACCCGTTTAGGTTTTTCTACTGGTTCCGGGCACGTAGATCCTTTCTACGTTACCCGTTTCAGGTTTTTCTACTGGTTTCGGGCACGTAGATCCCTTCTACGTTACCCGTTTCAGGTTTTTCTACTGGTTTCGGGCACGTAGATCCTTTCTACGTTACCCGTTTAGGTTTTTTCTACCGGTTTCGGGCACGTAGATCCTTTCTACGTTACCCGTTTAGGTTTTTCTACCCGTTCCGGGCACGTAGATCCTTTCTACGTTACCTATTTCGTATTTTCTAAAATCTTCCGAATCTTATCGGTATAAATTTTAGCTAAGCTCTTTTTTGTGAACTCAAAGTTTTTCATACTGGCTTCTTTCGGAATATCCATATCTACAAATTTCCTATCGAGCCTTTCTATGACAAACCGCTCATCTTCATCCTTCTTAGTTCCACCTACCTCGGCTAAATCAATCCGTGTCCCGTCATTTAGTTCAATAATGTAAAAGAAGTCGCCCTTTGAGTGTCCGAACAGAGAAGACCGACCC comes from the Neobacillus sp. PS2-9 genome and includes:
- a CDS encoding divergent PAP2 family protein, whose protein sequence is MFLSFPICAALLGMLIAQFVKIPIHFLTSRELKWSLMFSTGGMPSSHTATIISLTTAIGITSGVQSNEFAIAVIVSLIVMHDAMGVRRHAGYHAEVLNTLLADFNLLIETLKNPSLKKTESRDKLKELLGHQPAEVFFGAITGIIVGYLTYLVYPF